CGTAATGACCCACGTACCGAGCCAGCGTCGACGGCTGACGGTTTCGCCCAGGATCACTTTGCCGGCCAGCACCACACCGCAATACGCCAGCGCCGCCGCCGGAAACAGCAGGCTCAGCGGTGCCCGCGACAGGGCTTCGAGCCAGACGAAAAATTCAATCACGTAGGCGCCGATGCCGCACCACAACAGCGGGGCGTTGAACACCTGCCCCCAGAACGCGTTGAGGCGAAAGCCGCCCTCCAGTTCCGGCAAACGGTCCAGGCCGAGCTTGAAACAGAGCTGGCCGATGACATCCAGCACGATGGAAATCGCCACCAGGACGATGACTGCAAAACTCATGGGAACAGTTCCTCGAACAAGTCGATCAGGGCCTGATTGGTGTTGGCGTTGCGCAGCAGATCCGCCTCGCTCCAACGTTCGGCCGGGGGTTGGTCGGAGTTGGCTTCCCAGCGTTTGAAGGCATTGCTGAAGGCCGGTTGGGCGTACTCGCCGCAAATGTCGATGCCCAGGATGCGCTTGC
This genomic interval from Pseudomonas putida contains the following:
- a CDS encoding transporter; translated protein: MSFAVIVLVAISIVLDVIGQLCFKLGLDRLPELEGGFRLNAFWGQVFNAPLLWCGIGAYVIEFFVWLEALSRAPLSLLFPAAALAYCGVVLAGKVILGETVSRRRWLGTWVITAGVMLVCVAHG